Part of the Lolium rigidum isolate FL_2022 chromosome 6, APGP_CSIRO_Lrig_0.1, whole genome shotgun sequence genome, GTGTTGAATATACACGTGTGAACTTGTGGTGTCTCTTGTGACATGTATCTATGACTCTGTGATTTTTTCGGCCTTTATGACATGTATCGATAAtgttatatatgtgtatttgatgtTTATGTGTGTAAGATAAATTATGCACTATATATTTATGCATCTAGAGGCTGGAGGTATTTAATTTGCAGGGACTGGAAAAAAACCTATTTGATAGGACGTCTAGGAAGCTACCAGCCGTCGTGGCTAGTAGCACGCAGGCAATGCGGGATGCTGATGAAAATATGCTAAGCATACCCCGCTGACGGCAATGCCTTCGTAATAGAGGCCCACGTTGCGGCTTCTAGTAGCACTAGGCGCAGGGTATACCGATGAGGACACGTCGCTTTTTTGCCGACATTTATTTATTGCCGATGGCCGCTCTAAACTCTTGGCATGGATATGCCGACGACCACGTGTTAGCTGTGTGGCTATGTGTCAATGGAGAGGCTGCCACCGCCCGTATGGCGAGGACCACCGATGGTCACGTGCTGTGTGGACAGGTTGCCGAAGGCCGTATGCCGTGGCACAGTCAGCATAGCTATATGGCGAAGGCTTTTTCCTTTTTGCCGACGGTTCCAGGCcctcggcaaaaaaaaaaaagtagtgcGACACATATCGTTCAGGACACTAACCTTTCCAAAGatttagtttttacttgtttgTTTGCTAGGCCAACACAGTTCAGATCCCGTTACCCATGTCTACTGATATCAACTACTCCACCGTCTCTTTCTCTCGGTAAAAAACATCAACCTGGAGCAGTCTTCCACTTGCACCATATCTGCATCAAACCGATTAACGGAAGGAAGCTAAGTTGCGCCATGTGATCTGCAGGTCGTGGCCAGCCGGCCAGCTTTCCGAATTTGATGCGACTGTTTCGATGTGGCTGATAAGGCTTAAAAGCGGCCACTGGCGCTAGCAGTCACTGGCGCTGCCTGATGCTATTATCCAATTATTATTTAAACCGTTAGGAGCTCCTCGAGCGCACCGCCTGCAGCTGCATGGAGTTGGAGATGCGGCCGTGATTTTTACAGCGGTGCGGATCGGCCTTCCTGCAACGTCAGGCATTTCACAAATTTATTGTTTGCTGTCGTTCTATGGCTTCAAGGCTTGGATGTACATAGGTTAACGGATGAATTTCATAGTTAATATTCAATACCAAGAAATATGATAGTACAATGTTTTGTCATTGCAAAAGATATCTACCATCCTTTGCTCTCTATGACAAAAATTTCACCATCAAGATAGTTCTTTCTCTGAAGTAATTTCCTTATGTTGGCTTCGTTTTTTTTCTTTACTTAGACAGTTAAGCAAAGCAAGCAAACCTTAATCTGATATATATCACTTGAAAGACCATGTCAACCAGAAGGTGACAGCCATATAGATAAACAACACTGCAGAGTTACTAATCATGGCACAACATTCCCCGTCTTCTAGTTCAATCAACGGTCTTCTTGTAGTTGTACCATCGTGCGACGACCAGGTAGGCGCCGAAGTTGCCGACACAGAGCACGGCGAGCAGCCAGAAGAAGTAATCCAGATGTCCGTCATTGATGTCGTCAGGCATCCACCCAGATCTCCCACCCCTCGCCGTGGCGCGCACCACAACGGCCACGATTGCCGAGCTGGCGTAGTTTCCAAGGGCGAATGCTGCGCTAGGAAGCCCTGAGCAAACGCTGCGCATGGCGTCCGGCGCCTGCTCGTAGAAGAACTCCAGCTGTCCGATGAATGTGAACACCTCCGCCGCGCCCACCACCACGTACTGCGGCACCTGCCAGAAAATCGACATGGGCACGTATTCCGCACCGTCCGCATCGATGAACGTGCCATGGCGCGCGAGGACATGGCGGCGGGCCACCTCGAGCACGCCTGCAAGCAGCATGGTGATGGTGAGAACGACGAAGCCGATGCCCATGCGCGCTAGCGGCGTGAACCCTCGGCTGTGGCCAGTGAGACGGCGCGCGAGTGGGACAACGACAAAGTCGTAGAGCGGCACCCAGATCATGATGCTGAGGGTGTCAAAGACGGAGAGCACGGCGGCGGGCACGCGGAAGCTGCCAAGGCGAGGGTCCAGGGTGTCGCCCTGAAGGATGAAGGTTGTGGACATCTGCGTGTACGCCGCCGCAAAGATGATGCCGCACGCCCACACCGGCAACAGCCTGAGCACGCACTTGAGCTCCTCCACCTGCGTCACCGTGCACAGCCGCCACGGGCTCTCCGGCCGCACCCTCTTGTCGCCCTCCGTCTCAACTGCCGCCTTGTCCAAGAACCTGTGTCATCATTCATCAATCGATTAACAACTGGCCAGTCCAAGGTATACTCCACATGTCGATTTTCTTTGTTTAGACTTCAAACGGGGAGACATATCCCAGTAGTTTACACCATGCAGAATCTTGAGCAATCTTTTGTTAGGCGGCTCCCTGGAAGCAGATGACTAATACATATAAACAGACATGCATGAACTATTTTGATCGTCAATTTTATACTTTCAGTAGATGACTAATACATATAAACAGACATGCATGAAATCTTGGCCACGAAATCTTGGTTATGCGGTCATCAAATGGGCGGCGTCGGTAGCGACTGCTTGTACAAAACAGGATGCAGGAAAACAAAAGAAAGGAAAACAAAATGCGGAGTGGACTAGGCGACAAACTTCTTTCGAGTGTTATAAGATCTTTGGTAAGAAATGGAATGTGGGTACCGTGTACACCCTCCTCAGAGCGTGACATGTGCATTCTGCTATTTTACTCCTGCCAATTAtcctactccctccatttttataTATAAAGATCACAAACGTGCATTGCAGAAACCAAGAAAACACAACTAACTaataaataacataagtattaatgTGAAATTGCTCTCCTATTTTGGGCTAATTGAACATGCTGTATGTGCTGCCTCTTTTCTCTATGGTTGTATTCAACTTTTGCATTAACTACCATAGTGGTCCTGGCAAATGTGAGGGCACCATCTTTAGTTACCCGAAAGTGCAGAGTTTAATTTCCGTTTAATACTTTATTTTGGAATTGATATGATGTGATACGAAATAATACTTCCCCGCAGCCACCGAAAATATTATTCCGGACAATCAGAAGACCCCAATGCCAGGTAATATCTTTAATATTCAATCTGTGGGCGATTGAGTATTATGTCAATGCTGAAAAGTCCTATATTAGTGACCACATGTGTGCTTGCATGTGATATTGGCCTAGTGGTCTTTCATATGTAATAACAAACTAAATTTGTTTTATTAACTGGATAATAAATACCTTCTCCCCATTACCAAGTGAGACATTGAAACAATGAGTACTTCCATTTTAATCATGTTTTAAAATCTTTCTCCCTCTCAATTACTTACACTCTTTTCAAATACATGTCATTGTATACGTGACACTGTCTCTGCAATGAAATTGATGATTATTTTGTATATGAATATGCTTCATTGCATTGAAGATAATTTAGTGATATTAATTTATTTTCAATCTTTTctatactatatatatataggtcgatGGTCGAAGTTAGAGAAACTTATCTAAAGATCAGAGAACAATAACTTCTAAACAATTATAGTAAAGAGAGAGTAGATGGTACCAAACTTTGTATTTGATGCTAGTTacttttgctacatgcaaatatACACCCCTCCTTCATAAGCAAGGATACAAAACCATAACTACATTCTTTTGCATATATGGCAAATAATTCAATGAATTTCCTTAACCATAATGTGAGAAGGTGTCACAACAGTTGTGCATGAATACATATCATTGTTAGAAGCATCTAATATTTCCTAAAGGGAGGTTAAGTATCCTTTGGTATATTGCAAGGGGTTAAGCACCCCTACTCAGTTGTGTACTTGCTTAAGGCATCAAATCGACCAATCGGTATCAACTAATTTCCCCTCTACAAGCATGATTCAGTCCATATGTGTTATTAGACTATTTATCCTCGTGAAAAAAGCTACTGCTTTCATATCAATATTCGTGATCAGGTTATATTTGCATTAAATGGTTAATTTATTATAAAGACATGTCAATGGATGATCGATAAGACAGTCAAATCTTCATATTTCACTCTTATTTTCCTCTTTCATTGTTCATTATTTTTCCCACACCGAATCTGATATAAATATTTTGAAGCCGTTCGAGAAATAGTTACATCGTAAAtttttttgctaatttttctatgttattttaattaattttaaaaataatcaaatgataaCTATATTATTAGTAAGTTAATGATATTTATTTTATGTCCAGTATTaatattaaaatttaaatttaaccTGATCTATGAATTTTATATACCACCTCTATTTTAACAACATAAGGCGTGTAAATTTACTCAAATGTCTAATCTTACAAGATGGACCTAAAACATTAAGAGAAATATAGACGTCTATAGTATTTAATAAGTACAACATGAAACTATATTTAATGGTCCATCTACTGATATGCCTTTTGTATATTGATGTGAATTTTTTCTGTAAGCACGGTCAAACAGAGAGAACTACGGGCCTTATAGAATAGAGGGAGTAGTAAATATGGAATTGCTAAATTTTATTATCATCTTTAACTTTACATATAAATTTAGTTGTATTCTTAGTTGACCCAATATATAAGATATTTTACTGCCTATAGTTCGGCGGACTACTTGAATCATAATTTTAACCGGTGATCAATGTAATATATGTGCTGAGGTTGATTTATTTACATTGGAtacatcgatctgtccgcgtggatgTTCACGTGTAAATTACTTAAATACATATTGGCTATTTTTACACATATGGTCATATTTGCTTCCTCTTAATATTTTAGTAGGAGCCGTTTGAAATTTCtggtagatttttttttgtgaacCTAAAATTTCCGGTAGATTCCTTAACACGCAGcagtcgattttttttttttttttgggccaGCAGCCTATATTTGATTAGCCGTTTAGGCCAGCTCATTGGATCGGCGGTTTTTCTAGCCTTTCCTTCTTCCATTGTACGTGCTACTATGCTGTTTTGCTCGATTTTTGTTTATTCTTTTTTACGTGTCTGCAGATGATTTTTTGGTAGCCAACAACCTATGTTAGGTAACTCCTTGACACTTATTATGCATCCGAGGAAGTACATACTACTCAAAACGCCTAGCTAGGTTTTACTATAGGATACTTTTGGAAAAAAAGATGATGCACGTTTACTATGGTTGATGCCACAAAGCGCGCTACTAGTATGTGCCTTGAGTAAGCCATAGCTGATAGCTCATTGAAGAAAAATCTGCACCTGTCGGAGACTAGCTACGAGTACGAGCCTACAGGTAGTAGAGGTGATCATATATCAGTGTAAGTGGAAGCTAACCCTAGCTAGCGAGACGAGCGCTGACCTGAACTGGTCGGTGTGCACGAGGCGGCGGCTCCCCTGTATCGTCGACACGCCATCGTCGCTGGCGCACTCGTGCAGAAGCGCAGCGTCCTCCGGCGCCTCAACGTCCCATTTCCTGATGGCGGCGACTACTACCTGTGCGATCCTGGTTGCCGGAAATCCCCCCGGCGGCTGGATCCTGCGGTACGCGCTAGTGCCGACCATGAACAGCGCGACGGCGAGCACGCTGAGCAGGGCCGGGATGCCGTAGCCAAGTCGCCAGCCGTGGGCGGTCTGCACCCACACAAGCACGGTGCCGCCGACGAGCGAACCCACGTTCATGGAGAAGTAGAACCAGTTGAAGAAGgagctctgctgcccgcgctcgGACTCGTCGTCGCCGAATTGGTCGGCTCCGAACGAGACCATGACCGGTGACAGCGCGCCGCCGAGGGCTACCAGGTACAGCCCCGCGTAGAATACGGCGCTCTGCAGCGCCGCCGAGGCGCTCGCCGTCACCAACCCGTATCCCGCGACggagatgacgaggaagagggtgATGGTCCAATATCTGCCGAGGAAGGAGTCGGCGAGTaaggcggcggcgagcggcgtgATGGAGCTGGTGCCCATCCAGTTGGTGACGCTGTTCGCCGCGGATTTGCTGCCCGCGTGCAGCTCCACCTGGAAGTAATTCACCAAGTTCGTCGACAAGCCGAAGTAGGACGTGTTCTGCAAGCAGTTGTTCACTGCTCATCGTACGTGCATGCATGATCAATCGAACAGGCCAACGTTAGTCATAGTTTTTTTGTAGAGCATTAAGCGTACATATGAGGACATGATCACATGACACGACTCGacaggaaagagaagaaaaacagaGAAGGCTGCAAGTAGTGTTACCGAGAAGCAAAGTGCAGCCCCACGAGCTCCGGCGATCATTCCTGGACGTCCGGCgatcgccaccaccaccatgcgagCCTTTTGATTCTACTTCTACAGCTTCCATGGCCTGAACTCTGAACAGTTCGATCGGGTGACCCTGCAGATTTACCATTTTCAGGAACATCTCAAATTGTTGCTGAGAACGTATCTATATGTGATGATTTAACACCCCTTTGATGACAGAAAGAGATAAAAGAGTTTCAAGAATACATACCTTGTGATTATATTAATTTCGCCCCTTGCT contains:
- the LOC124665692 gene encoding protein NRT1/ PTR FAMILY 8.1-like; translated protein: MEAVEVESKGSHGGGGDRRTSRNDRRSSWGCTLLLVNNCLQNTSYFGLSTNLVNYFQVELHAGSKSAANSVTNWMGTSSITPLAAALLADSFLGRYWTITLFLVISVAGYGLVTASASAALQSAVFYAGLYLVALGGALSPVMVSFGADQFGDDESERGQQSSFFNWFYFSMNVGSLVGGTVLVWVQTAHGWRLGYGIPALLSVLAVALFMVGTSAYRRIQPPGGFPATRIAQVVVAAIRKWDVEAPEDAALLHECASDDGVSTIQGSRRLVHTDQFRFLDKAAVETEGDKRVRPESPWRLCTVTQVEELKCVLRLLPVWACGIIFAAAYTQMSTTFILQGDTLDPRLGSFRVPAAVLSVFDTLSIMIWVPLYDFVVVPLARRLTGHSRGFTPLARMGIGFVVLTITMLLAGVLEVARRHVLARHGTFIDADGAEYVPMSIFWQVPQYVVVGAAEVFTFIGQLEFFYEQAPDAMRSVCSGLPSAAFALGNYASSAIVAVVVRATARGGRSGWMPDDINDGHLDYFFWLLAVLCVGNFGAYLVVARWYNYKKTVD